Genomic segment of Candidatus Omnitrophota bacterium:
CGCTATTTGCTCTTTTTGTTCAGGAGCGCTGACAGTTTGTTCCTGTCCCAGATATTCATCTCCGTGAATATTATACCGTAGTTAGAGGGTTTATCGGGCGGGGTACGCCTCACGACTTCACTCTTTAAATTAAATTTTTCGCCTTTCCAATCAAACGATATGTCATACACTGCACTGGATGGCAGTTCTTTCGCGCAGTTTAATGAAATTCCGCCGAGTGATATGTCCTTGATCTGCCCCGAAATACATTCCTTATCTGAAGTCGATATTTCAGCGGACAGTTCAACTGCCACTCTGAAATAATTCCGTTTTTCCAGACCCGCGTCCTGCGAGCCGCTTAATTTTGACATAAATAGAGTCAGTGTGTTCGGAAAAAAAATCAGATATGCCCATAATATTGAAGCGGAGATCAGATAACCTGAAATTATATATTTTTTTATTTCAGCGATTCTTTTCTTTTCCTTCTTGAGGGAATAGCCTATAACTATCTTTCCAAATTTCTCGCCCATGATCACTATCGGTATTTTTAACTCTTCATCGCCCGGAACGACCGATTTCTTTTTTAAAGATGAAGCTGATTGAGCCAGTATCTTATCTTTGTCGTCATAAATTATACAGTAGAGCACGCCGTCGCCGGAGCTCATATCGCGGGCAAACATCCTGAGCGAATATTCGTCTTGTACAGTTATTGAATTCGCCACATTGGTACTGAAAAATCGTCCGACATCAGTGATGTTGGATGTATAGCGGTTTATAAGAGATTTTTCAACCAGCATATTAATGCCGAACACAACAAGCAGTCCTGCGGCAAAGAACCCCGTAATAAACAAGCT
This window contains:
- a CDS encoding PilZ domain-containing protein, with amino-acid sequence MGRNIFQTKLSLFITGFFAAGLLVVFGINMLVEKSLINRYTSNITDVGRFFSTNVANSITVQDEYSLRMFARDMSSGDGVLYCIIYDDKDKILAQSASSLKKKSVVPGDEELKIPIVIMGEKFGKIVIGYSLKKEKKRIAEIKKYIISGYLISASILWAYLIFFPNTLTLFMSKLSGSQDAGLEKRNYFRVAVELSAEISTSDKECISGQIKDISLGGISLNCAKELPSSAVYDISFDWKGEKFNLKSEVVRRTPPDKPSNYGIIFTEMNIWDRNKLSALLNKKSK